The window CTACATCTCATTAATTCCAcattaatatgtaattttggttttggttacTATTTATTGTTTATAGATCTACATGAATGTGGAAGCAATACCAATCTAAGTCTGCAAGATTTTGGCTGGTAAAATAAATCTTggaaaaattcgaaattaatttaatttacagtCATTTCTGTTTTTATGAGTTCATATATGATATTATGCAGCACAAATGTAACTAGCTATTACAAGGTAGATTAACATTTATAATGACCCTTtgcgataaaaaaaaaaagaaaaaaaaggacgGTGTTTTGATCCCATTTTTTAGTGCATCGATCCCAAATTTATACTCTGGAGTATATGAAATCTGTATGCACGCTTCAACCTGACATATACACATGAAATTCATGTAAAGAGTGCAATAAACTAAAGAGTATTTCTATTGCTTAAGAAGTTAGAAAATTTGTAGTCAAGTTTAcctatattttcttatttgtgaCTTTAGTAGAATCGAAATGACCATATTAGTTTTCCAGATCAATCTatatagaaagaaagaaaacataatGCGTCACATAGGTGCATTGTAATAACAGGGCTAAAATTGGAAAAGcaataaaagaaagagaaacttTGGTAGCAAGTAAGCCATTGAGAAATGTGAATCATCATACAGCAAAGCAATAGCCAAGAataattaactttaatttgCTCAGTTCTGAGTCGCTTCTGTCACACACAAATCACCATCCTAATCCCATTCCCATGCACTCTTCCTCAACCCTTTTCCACCTCATTTCCCTTTATTCACACTCTCTTCcacacactatatatatagtatagaaaatcaaattcaagtaCAACCTGTCACAAGACAAAGAtcttcatatataaatacacacacgGAGAAACAGAAAGTGACCCaagaaaatagagagagaaagatggaAGCAAATATCCAACACCCTACAACCACGACAGCTGCGGCTGCTGACGCCGGTTTCCAGAGATGGAACTCGCCGATTCCGTACCTCTTCGGCGCTATAGCTCTTGTGATGGGAGTGGTGGCTCTGGCATTACTAGTTCTGGCTTGCTCATATAAGCGTTCATCGTCGGGGGAGGAATCTTCAACCCAAAAGTCGGTGAAGGAGGCACCGGCTTTGCAGCCGGAGATGGAGCCCAGAATAGTTGTCATCATGGCCGGAGAAACTAACCCCACCTACCTCGCTAAACCCATCCCCGCCCGGCCCCATCAACAACTTTGAGGCCTTGCATTTCtttcaacaacattttttcCATTAGGTAAAATTAGAGTTAATTTACATATGTAGGTTGATTGTTTGTTAATGTTCCTCGAGATGATCTAGTCAATAACAAATTTTGCAGCCGATTTGTTATTTgcttataattttattggaaGATTCCATCATGTCCATGTCCTAAAAAATTCATTGTTGGGTTTAAGCAGGATTGTTTCATGATATGTTAGGTGTTTTATTTGCCCACTTTTTATTACGAGAATAAAGGGACCAAATTTGACAATGATATAACACAATCTAGTATAAGGCGTTTTCCCACCAAAATTCATACGAGTATATTTAAATCTCTTTAACAAATATTGAATCCTATTTAACAACGCATGTTTTTCTCTGAAAAACTCAGTTGCTATTGTATTTACTGCTTTGCGAACTCATAcattttgttggaaataaatcgaaatcaaagaaaagaatgaaggtaagaatcaagaaatgattattgaaaatcaaatcaagaggatatttattaaaattataatatatctTCCACGTATATCACAGAAGTATTGTTTTGTGTGCATATTGTGCGTGTACTGTGTGTTTTCGCGAGTGTGTATATGTGGTGCAGTATGTGTTGTATATTTGGTTGCATGTTGTGTGTTTGTTGCATGTATTGTGTGGCATGTCATCATTGTCATGGATATGatgtgtgttatgtgtgtgcagtgtgtatTCCGAGAGTGTGTGCAATGAATGTATTTAGTATGTATAATGTATgcaatttctttaaattaaatattacatatcaattatacattatattACCAAacaaatgatttttaattaaattagaatttaattccatTTCATGTTTCAAAAGTGCACTGCAGATTTTATAAATGCACATAGAAGAAACACAACATATCCCCATTTTGCACATATGCACACTGCCAAATCTTAGAATATAATTGATGTATAATCTTATAATACATAAACAGAGTCATTTTTGGTTTGGTGGAATCCAATCTGTAAGAACGTTAAACAACACCACAGACAATGAGCAGATTTTCACAAGTGGTACCAAACTAGAGAATAGCTTTGGCTTAAGAAGCTTGGTGGTGAAAGGATGCTAGTCTTCTCTATATCCAAATCATTATGCCTATCTTCTACAAAGAATAGGTTTATGAGTATACAAAACACAAAAGTTTCCCAGGCCCATCCACGTTAACTAAGATAAATAGCAGCTACCAGAAATTTTTTGTGGCGAAAGTTACGTGGAACCTACGTTCTTCAAAGCCATGACTTGTATATATGTATCTGGTACCTTGTGCTTGCTCCGGTCATAAACGTGCTTCTCTCTACATACCAAAATTGCACATTTGCACAAATTCCATTTGGTTATCAACATACTTTGTCCATAGATGCTTGTAAAGGTTCATGGCAATATCCAGCCATGGCTTCATGTCTCCACTGAAATGGATAACGGCAGCCTTCTCAATTTCCTCCATACTGATACTAGGATTGATACCGAGCCCCTGCACGTGCCAAGCTTTGTCCAATGGCTTGGTTGTTGAGTAAAACGTAACAAGCCCAGCTGGTAGAGTCCCCATCTTCCATAATGAACGATCCTCATTCTGAAATTTATTAACCATATGAATTAATGACCAAATAATGGAAAAGTAAATTCCCAACAACATATCTAGGTAAGTAAATTGcagaagtgtgtgtagtgacTTACCAAATCCTGCCAATAATGATATTGCTCAGTGCATTTCTCCTGTCTCCAAGCATTGAGGTCAAAAATATTCATGCCAAAAGCCCAAGCACACGCCCTAGGACTAAACTTCTGCTTGATGAGAGGATGAGAAAAGTTTAAATATTCAGAGAAACGATGGAACGATCCAAAGCAAGTGCTAACAGCACCATTAACCTTCCCTTCCAAATCAATTGTCCACAAGGCAGTCAAATCCTTCTGAACTACAACATCATCATCCAGAAATAGAATCTTGTGCAGCTTCGGGTAGAGTTCAGGCAAGTAGAACCGAAGGTGATTGAGCATCGATAAATACTATACTTCATGTTGTTTACATCTGTAGAGGTGTTCTCAGCTCTGGTCTCAAAGTAATACTTCCTTAACCTAACAGATTGAAGCTGCTTAAGCACAGGTGCATATGAAGGATTTAAGAACTTGAAATCATCCACTGCCTTGATCTCAATATGGGCACCCCCTTCCAATGGCCTCATCTTAAACCAAACCTTTGTAGCTGCATAATTCATTCTATCGGTAACAACATGGAATACATGTTTCCATGGCTCCTTTGCATTTTTAACGACAGAGATTACCACCACAGAGATTGCAATCACGTTGTCAGAGAACAAAGCATAGTGGTATAGGTTAGGATCCTCAAGCTCTGGTCCCGGCTCATCATCCACATACTTTTCAGGATGAGCGATTCTCTCCTCCATAAGCCGCATTGCTAAACAATGCAAACTCTTGGGAGTTGATTTTGCCGCGATAACGCTAGCAAAGACCCCATTTTTCTTGGCCTTTAACAGCAACTCATTCACAGCAAATATCGTATCCTTCAATTTCTGAATCTTTAACTGATTGTCGTATGATTCCTTGTTCTCAGCTATCATAAGCCTAGCAATCTTAACTTTATCTTTGACCTCTTTCTCGAACTGCCTCAAGACATCCTCATCAACCGGACCATCAGATTCAAGCAGTGCGGCGCGATAAGCCTGCTTCAGTTGGAGGTCAGAGAAATTATGAGACAAATCATCAAACATCTTAAGCTGCTTGGATATCTCAAGCTTGAGTTTTCTGGCGTAGGTAGCATATGCATTTACTAATGCAACATGATTGTTTGCCTGGTTATAGATCAAATCTAACCTAGTCTTCACCGGATCTGACTGCCACGCTAGAAAACTTAGGGTCGTCTTACATGTGCATTCCCTGTAACATCCACAAGCTGCTCACAACAATTTTTAGCAAAGAAGCATCTGATTAGGTtcaatatcaacaaaacaGGAACCATATCCAACAAACTAATTGAGCGTGATATAAGTTCATCATATGCATTAAATCAGGAATCATTGAGGTCAAAATGTAGGAAATCGCGCActaaatagagaaaaagaaaaccgAGTGTGTCATGAATTGTGAGTACTAACTGAGTCGTTGTGCGATGGGTGAGATGCGAGgaggacggagagagtagctAGGAAAAGAAGCGTGAGCATGGCGGAAACGAAGACCCGGTAGCTGAAAAGGCTGCGGAGGAGGGATCCGCTGGCCGATCCGACACGAGTGGCCCGGACCGCCAGAGGAATTACCACGCGAATCCGGCCAATCCCCAACTCGGTGGTTGCTTATCGAAACAGTAGACTACTTAGTTCTTAGTGGTGGATTGGAATGTGAGCTCGGATATAGATACACGCGAATCTATGTTCTGTGTGCTGTTGTGggtgagtgagagagagaattgaggAGTAAAAGATCTGTGAGTTAGCTGTGAGGAGTTGAAGAAGTTCGGCGTCGGTGAATACTTTGCTATATTCGATTAATATATCGCACTTCATCGTCTTCGTTTCACATCTAAAATACGGAACTGTAATCACAACTTCACCTATTAAGATTCATCAAACTTCAGTCAGAATAGTTCATTCTTAATTAGAATTACAAGTATAATTTAATCAGTACGGATGTATAATTATGCCTATACACCTAAATGTACCGTGCCCAACTCGAattcatttatcaaattaGTCCATactaatagagtcattttatttaaaaatttcaaattaattaaatcatttttattttggacaaAAAATAACCGTCTTGCTTATtttatatctctcttattttattttttcttactttatttatcatCTCATCGTCCACTTAACACATTATTCTTAATCTCTATACTGAAAAGAAATATCTCAGTTAATAAGGAACATAATGAGTACTTAGGGAGTAGAAAATAGCAATACTTCCTAAATACTATTGCCTCCATGATCCATCCCAAATAAGTTGagttgtatttctttttggaatgtcccaactaagttgagtaatttccctttttttttgacaaaaaacaaaatatcaaatcactcttactttatttcatcctttttttatcttttccactttattcttctcTCCAACTTTTTAacacattttcttaatttcagtGTCCAAATtttttgactcaacttaattggcCCGATGGAGTATTGCTATTAATAAGGTGCAACTTGCAAGAATGGTTATGATAGTCTACTCCCCCctctcacaaaaatatgcataaaaatgtttcatcaaCCAATTTTGatgtattgttttttatattttattttttaattaatgtcaaaatgaataaataaaataaaatagttttacaTACTTACttcatttgattttagattaattaatatattcttcactttttctcattaaaaattgtttacGAAGACTCTTCACTTGCTCTACCAATGTTACTCCATTAAAGAGAAGTGATCAAagtctaactaattttaagtatataactagagaacaaatcgCAGTTATACATCTTGGTACTccaaattaatcctatggcttaaacaaattttcatatttttatgaaaaaacacTTGTTCAAGTGCATTTTGGGAAATCGATATCTCAGATGTATCAACGTGAATTGTCTTCTGCGCAATTTGTACAATCTGAAACAAATTCAGCTTACgatttcttccaaaaatatgaaattcaaaatttgttcttcattatGATTCGTCCAGATTTGTTCTTCATCGTAAATTGCATGATTCCTAAATTATTCATCTCACGTTATTTCAGATTTCTGATCGTCTTCATCGTAAATCGTCCAACGCGATTGATCATCCACAATTTGTTCCTCCAGTGcgatattttcttattcattAATCACGATTCATTCCTCCATTGCAATTGATCAGCCATGATTCATTCCTCCAGCGTGATTGATCAGCGACATCCGAATTCCCTGATCACATGGATTCAATTTCGATACGATCGTCGGAGGATTATTTTGATTCTGAGCTGAGGGGTGAATTTTGTCTTCACCCTGTACCCGTGTATGTAATATTACATAGACACAATTGGAAGATGATGATCCCATCTATTGAGGTCCTTGGATATCTGAGTTGAGTTCCACGTTAGGTTCGCCAACCTTCTCTTTGCTATGATGGTGCAGTTCTGGCTTGTCGTCGTCTTCATCATCGTCgataattatgattaattttggtgTCAAGGTGAAAGAGTGGCCTGAAGTCTTCATTGTACGGCTTCCAAAAGGTTTGCTGGGGTAACGAGGCGAAGTGAGGACTGCTCCTCTTGAAGAAAATGCAGGAGAAAATGGATAGGCCTAGGTGGTGGTTTTAGTTCACTTCTTACATGTATTTAGTTCACTTTCCAATGGTTTTAGTTCATTGTTAATGAGTTTTGTTtcgttgaatttttttttcgttcaGCATACTTATTTTGGGTACACTATAGGTGCGAATTATTTAACTGTTTTATTCAAAtgaactatatattttatgtgatgagAATGCAACTAATCTGTTTTCCTATTAACTATAATCTAGTTGTTGTAaagtattgaattcatataatgaagtaataagttatgataatgaagtaatataaatgatttgtttatacagtatgttttattactaaaatgaagtaataaaacattataatgaagtaaatgactctaaaaatgaagtaataatacattataatgaagtaacatctttaactgatgtgttgtttgcacattaaaatgaactatatattctttttaatgaagtagtaaattgataagatgaagtagtaaattatgataatgaagtaatataaatgatctgtTTATACAGTAAGTTTTATTtcgaaatgaagtaataaaaatgataatgaagtaatagtctataaatatgaactatatgtttactgttttgtatgagtttaggattttagaattaaaattaactgtTGTATTGTTTGCATATTCAAatgaactactccctccgtcccggctaagatgacacattgcttagccggcacggggttttaggagttattggttaaagtgtttaattagagagagagaagatggatgtaagtattaaagtagagagataaagaaagatggatattttaataggagtgagaaaaagtggttgagtgtattaattggagagagaaagttaccaaaaaaggaaatgtatcatcttagttgggacaaactaaaaaggaaaacgtatcatcttaagcgggacggagggagtacatattttatgtgatgaaGTAATGCAACTAATTTGTTTTCCTATCAACTATAATATAGTTGTTGtgaagtattgaattcatataatgaagtaataagttatgataatgaagtaatataaatgatttgtttataaagtaggttttattactaaaatgaagtaataaaacattataatgaagtaaatgacTCTAAAAATGAGGTAATAAtacattataatgaagtaacatctttaactgatgtgaagtttgcacattaaaatgaactatatattctttttaattaagtagtaATTGAtatgatgaagtaataaattatgataatgaaataatataaatgatctgtTTATACAGtaagttttattaataaaaatgataatgaagtaatagtctataaatatgaactatATGTTTACTGTTTTGTATGAGATTAggattttagaattaaaattaactgtTGTATTGTTTGCATAttcaaatgaactacatattttatgtgatgagGTAATGCAACTGATCTGTTTTCCTATTAACTATAATAGAGTTGTTGTGAaatattgaattcatataatgaagtaataagttatgataatgaagtaatataaatgatttgtttatacagtaggttttattactaaaatgaagtaataaaacattataatgaaataaatgactctaaaaatgaagtaataatacattataatgaagtaatatctttaattgatgtgttgtttgcacattaaaataaactacatattctttttgctgaagtagtaaattgatataatgaaGTTAATTGTGTCTtttatgaagtaatataaagtGAAAATCACATTAAATGAAGTAACATAATATTCCAAGTGAACtatctataattatatatgatatgttgtaaatttattctgtattcttatttataggtgAAAATTCCTCTAAAAAGAAGATGAATGCGAGTATTTCTTTGGAAATCCTCTCAAATTACTTAGGCAAGTACTTCATTCATAcactttattacttcattcatgtCATTGCACACATGAATGAACATACAAACTGTGTTATATGCAGAGGACAAGAAACTGAAGGCTCTAGTGCAGAATATTACCCCCACATAGAAACTAATGGGTTTAATTCATAAACTCTCATTATATTAACTGTTGTGTTCTTTCaacattaaaatgaactacatattctttttaatgaagtagtaaattgataagatgaattaataaattatgataatgaagtaatataaatgctATGTTTATACAGTAGGgtatattactaaaatgaagtactaaaatactaaaatgaagtaattaactactgtaatgaagtaataagcctactagaatgaaataataaactattaatgtaatttgacaaaaaaagaCCCTCGTTGAAGTAATGTGGCTATCTGATGAAGGACGAAAATTTTCActcaattttctcatttcatccataaaaaattagatctaagggccctaatttggtctctagttctgCACCAAGGGGTAGATTTGTATATAATGGGAGTTTTGATCAAtctcgaaccaattttaaagaccaaACTAGATACCAAATTAGATTTTATTCAAATGGGTcgttacttcattccaatatatcaattatcgaataaatatatttttacttcattctagtaggtattacttcattcaagttggtttattacttcattcaaatgGGTCGTTACttcattcaatatttttagttcattccaataggttttcaaattaattcaaCACATGCTTTATTCAAATTCACTGAACAaggtttttactttatttagtgtaaaaattcaatttattccAGTAGttaattacttcatttaaaaatattattactttattggactatgtttttacttcatttcagtAGGATTTCAAATGCTTCTAACATAGTACTTCACTTCTTCAGTGTCCACGGAAGAGCCTTCAGCTTCAGAAAATCATAACTACCCCCAATTATTGAACAAAATGGATTGAGtaatcaaacaaaatgcatTTGTTCATCGCATTTTTTAACCAAGTATTGCCTTCAATTCAGTATTCAAGAGTTAATTGTACTCAGCAACAACGACAAGGCGCATTTGTCCAAGATGGTGACTCGGCAGCAGAAACAAAGACGGTGAGCAGAGGCAGCGCGAAGGAGATGAAGATGATGTAGCTTCGAGCGGACATAGGCAGCGGTGGAGTTAGAAAACTCCGAGCACAAACCGACGGTGGTCGCGGCGGCAAATCTGCAACAATGGCACACCGACAGCGGCTATGGTGAGGTGATGACGCTGAAGGGGTGCGACAGCCGTGAGAGTCTGGCAGCAGCACATGCCGCCTCACGCCGGCGACGACGTCTGTACCGCGAAGACAAAGATGTTGAATCGACAGATTTAGATGTTGAATCGATCAATGGAGATGTTGAAACGGAGATGGTTATCGTCGATTTCAGTTTAATTGATAGGAGATGatggatgaagatgaagaatcaTTGCGTTTTCAGAGAGGTTTTGAGAGAAGAAGAGGCGGAGAGGCGGAATGTGAATGAGTTGATTTTTTGTAATCTGTGAACTCTAATTTTTTACCCTaattatgaaatgaagtaaatacCCCCGTgttgaagtaattttttttaataactcCTAAGAAATgaggaaattacaactgaTTTCAAGGGGGCTCGAACTCAGCACCTCATACATTGATGTCTAAGCTCCTTGCCGCTATGACAAAGGCTCTGGACCCCGTATTGAAATAAATTGTGTATGCAATGAACTGCGAAAAATAACCATTGATTACCTAATCTAGCCCTTGATTTTTTTGATCTTGTGGCTgtgatttgttctctagttatgtACTTAATGAGCACTTGCCATATATCACTACTCCtccattaaatatttcatatcatttttattcagtgtcatttttatttttatattactagCTATTAAGTTTATATTcctgttttatttattatatgcaTTAAAGAGGTTACAAGTAAATTTTTCAAGTTAGCGTTTAACATGATTAGCCATTAAGCGGGGTAATTACATCATACATTCAAGAGGTTTCatcaatatttcaaattagtacaaaaaattttaagtttacaTATATCATACAAggagagtgttatattgctaactcataaattaattgctaactacaactaaataatagccattatatattcaaattaagggcttagatcattaatccctaaatgtcaatacgatcaacaaaaaacgtcaataaagtcataggattaattacaaaaaatgtcaataggggtattaatgtcaagtaactatatgtttagttataactaacttttaaaagaaatcccaaaactttaaattcatataacatatatcaaattaaagataattttatagggattccaacgatatcctacatgcatatgttccgacgccaaaatttgaaaaaaaaaatcgaatttttttaattttttcgtccaaacagaaatgtcaacattttttaaaaaaaatgtcaatataatacatgtagaatatcaatataagcaatgagttaacattcttaaagcattgtgttgacattctcaaagcattgtgttgatattttcgaaacactatattaacattttcatccaaaactctaatttggacttttttttatcttttttattttattaataaaaataaaaattacacatggcaaattgtagaccacacgttttctaaaatcctatggccttaaatagttgtagttagcaattaaatgatgagttagcaattgatcactctcgtatcatacaaaaagtttaaatAGTGTTTCAAATTGATACAT is drawn from Salvia hispanica cultivar TCC Black 2014 chromosome 6, UniMelb_Shisp_WGS_1.0, whole genome shotgun sequence and contains these coding sequences:
- the LOC125195125 gene encoding protein GLUTAMINE DUMPER 5-like, producing the protein MEANIQHPTTTTAAAADAGFQRWNSPIPYLFGAIALVMGVVALALLVLACSYKRSSSGEESSTQKSVKEAPALQPEMEPRIVVIMAGETNPTYLAKPIPARPHQQL